One Pseudomonas muyukensis DNA segment encodes these proteins:
- the ampD gene encoding 1,6-anhydro-N-acetylmuramyl-L-alanine amidase AmpD — MQLDRATGWFSGVSHCPSPNCNARPDGEAISLLVIHNISLPPACFGTGKVQQFFQNRLDPDEHPYFATINQLTVSAHLFVERDGAVTQFVSLLERAWHAGVSRFGEREGCNDFSIGIELEGTDELPYTDAQYTALAQLTQQIRSAWPVIDLGRICGHSDIAPQRKTDPGPAFDWPRYRAELQRNEDKA, encoded by the coding sequence ATGCAATTGGACCGTGCGACCGGCTGGTTTTCTGGCGTCAGCCACTGCCCCTCGCCGAACTGCAACGCCCGCCCCGACGGCGAGGCCATATCGCTGCTGGTGATCCACAACATCAGCCTGCCACCTGCCTGCTTCGGTACCGGCAAGGTCCAGCAGTTCTTCCAGAACCGCCTCGACCCTGACGAGCATCCCTATTTTGCAACCATCAACCAGCTCACCGTCTCGGCGCACCTGTTCGTCGAGCGCGATGGCGCGGTGACCCAGTTCGTCTCCCTGCTCGAGCGTGCCTGGCATGCCGGGGTGTCGCGCTTTGGCGAGCGTGAGGGCTGCAACGACTTTTCCATCGGCATCGAACTGGAAGGCACCGACGAGCTGCCCTATACCGATGCCCAGTACACCGCCCTGGCCCAGTTGACCCAGCAGATCCGCAGCGCCTGGCCGGTGATCGACCTTGGGCGAATCTGTGGCCACAGCGACATCGCCCCGCAGCGCAAGACCGACCCTGGCCCGGCTTTCGACTGGCCGCGCTACCGCGCTGAGCTGCAACGCAATGAGGACAAGGCATGA
- the trxB gene encoding thioredoxin-disulfide reductase yields MSEVRHSRVIILGSGPAGYSAAVYAARANLKPLLITGMQAGGQLTTTTEVDNWPGDPHGLTGPALMQRMQEHAERFETEIVFDHINAVDLANKPFTLQGDSGTYTCDALIVATGASARYLGLPSEETFMGKGVSACATCDGFFYRNKPVAVVGGGNTAVEEALYLANIASKVTLVHRRDTFRAEKILIDKLHARVAEGKIELKLNATLDEVLGDNMGVTGARLKNNDGSFDEIKVDGVFIAIGHTPNTSLFEGQLTLKDGYLVVAGGREGNATATNVEGVFAAGDVADHVYRQAITSAGAGCMAALDVERYLDGLANAAF; encoded by the coding sequence ATGTCTGAAGTACGTCATTCGCGCGTCATCATTCTCGGTTCCGGCCCTGCCGGTTACAGCGCCGCGGTCTACGCCGCCCGCGCCAACCTCAAGCCGCTGCTGATCACCGGCATGCAGGCCGGCGGCCAGCTGACCACCACCACCGAAGTCGACAACTGGCCGGGCGACCCCCATGGCCTGACCGGCCCGGCCCTGATGCAGCGCATGCAAGAGCACGCCGAGCGTTTCGAGACCGAGATCGTCTTCGACCACATCAACGCCGTCGACCTGGCCAACAAGCCGTTCACCCTGCAGGGCGACAGCGGCACCTACACCTGCGACGCGCTGATCGTCGCCACCGGTGCCAGCGCCCGTTACCTGGGCCTGCCGTCGGAAGAAACCTTCATGGGCAAGGGCGTGTCGGCCTGTGCCACCTGCGACGGTTTCTTCTATCGCAACAAGCCGGTGGCCGTGGTCGGCGGCGGCAACACTGCGGTGGAAGAGGCACTGTACCTGGCCAACATCGCCAGCAAGGTGACCCTGGTGCACCGTCGCGATACCTTCCGCGCCGAGAAGATCCTCATCGACAAGCTGCACGCCCGTGTCGCCGAAGGCAAGATCGAGCTCAAGCTCAACGCCACCCTGGACGAAGTGCTGGGTGACAACATGGGCGTGACCGGTGCGCGCCTGAAGAACAACGACGGCAGCTTCGACGAGATCAAGGTCGACGGCGTGTTCATCGCCATTGGCCACACCCCGAACACCTCGCTGTTCGAAGGCCAGCTGACCCTCAAGGACGGCTACCTGGTGGTGGCTGGCGGCCGTGAAGGCAATGCCACCGCCACCAACGTCGAAGGCGTGTTCGCCGCCGGCGACGTGGCCGACCACGTCTACCGCCAGGCCATCACCTCGGCCGGCGCCGGTTGCATGGCAGCCCTGGACGTCGAGCGTTATCTGGACGGCCTGGCCAACGCCGCGTTCTAA
- a CDS encoding glycosyltransferase family 4 protein yields the protein MSTPSLRITLVSETFPPEINGVANTLGRLSDGLRQRGHQVQLVRPRQASDIGPGDPEQLLLCRGWPLPGYPGLQWGQVSMHKLWRRWRRQRPDVLYIATEGPLGLSALRAARRLGVAVVSGFHTNFPQYSGQYGLGLLSRLLTHYLRWFHRRTAITLVPSASQRLELERRGFERLGLMARGVDAALFNPARRSQALREQWGLAADEIAVLHVGRLAAEKNLALLSPCMAALQRSYPHKRLRLVIVGEGPSRAQLEQQLPDALFCGAQRGEVLAEHYASGDLFLFPSLTETFGNVVLEAMASGLAVVAYDEAAAAQHIRHGHSGALAMPGDQAAFIDAACWLLEENETLRRVRLNARQHASRQGWPAIIEQFEGYLHGACRGVHAPDTPAPLLIKPGSSAPGG from the coding sequence ATGAGCACACCGTCCTTGCGCATCACCCTGGTCAGCGAAACCTTCCCACCCGAGATCAACGGCGTGGCCAACACCCTTGGCCGCTTGAGCGACGGGCTGCGCCAGCGCGGCCACCAGGTGCAGCTGGTCCGCCCGCGCCAGGCCAGCGACATCGGCCCGGGCGACCCCGAGCAGTTGCTGCTGTGCCGCGGCTGGCCGCTGCCCGGCTACCCTGGCCTGCAGTGGGGCCAAGTGTCGATGCACAAGCTGTGGCGGCGCTGGCGCCGGCAGCGCCCGGATGTGCTGTACATCGCCACCGAGGGCCCGTTGGGGCTGAGCGCCCTGCGCGCCGCCCGACGCCTCGGGGTGGCGGTGGTCAGTGGTTTTCACACCAATTTCCCGCAGTACTCCGGCCAATACGGCCTAGGCCTGCTGTCGCGGCTGCTGACCCATTACCTGCGCTGGTTCCACCGACGCACCGCGATCACCCTGGTGCCCAGCGCCAGCCAGCGCCTGGAGCTGGAACGCCGGGGTTTCGAACGGCTCGGGCTGATGGCCCGTGGCGTCGACGCGGCGCTGTTCAACCCGGCGCGGCGCAGCCAGGCCCTGCGTGAACAGTGGGGCTTGGCCGCGGACGAGATTGCCGTGCTGCACGTCGGCCGCCTGGCGGCGGAAAAGAACCTGGCGCTGCTGAGCCCCTGCATGGCGGCGCTGCAACGAAGTTATCCACACAAGCGCCTGCGCCTGGTGATCGTCGGGGAGGGCCCATCACGCGCCCAGCTCGAGCAGCAACTGCCCGATGCGCTGTTCTGTGGCGCGCAGCGGGGCGAGGTACTGGCCGAGCACTACGCCAGTGGCGACCTGTTCCTGTTCCCGAGCCTGACCGAGACCTTCGGCAACGTGGTACTCGAGGCCATGGCCTCGGGCCTGGCCGTGGTCGCCTACGACGAGGCCGCCGCCGCCCAGCATATCCGCCACGGCCACAGCGGGGCCCTGGCCATGCCCGGGGACCAGGCCGCGTTCATCGACGCCGCCTGCTGGCTACTGGAAGAAAACGAGACCCTGCGCCGGGTGCGCCTGAATGCGCGCCAGCACGCCAGTCGCCAGGGCTGGCCGGCGATCATCGAACAGTTCGAGGGCTACCTGCACGGTGCCTGCCGCGGCGTACACGCGCCGGATACGCCGGCGCCGCTGCTGATCAAGCCAGGGTCGTCAGCGCCTGGCGGCTGA
- the ampE gene encoding regulatory signaling modulator protein AmpE, with protein sequence MSFLVLVLALWVEKFSALRQQVQRDGFFLGELVRLERSGKVHPWWTLAILILAPVALLVLLLHVLEPVAYGLLALPVHLLVLIYSLGRGDVKAALGPFRDAWRRGDEQAALHVAERDLGLAADDAPGLIKRVQGHLLWQAYQSFFAVIFWYFLLGPGAALAYRLLALTTEHSRQPALRTLAGQMRHALDWLPVRVMTVSFALVGNFVAVTRVMLHELLDWHVSAGHLVAKVGRVADDIPEEEDRQRGLERLDSLWELLLRCAVLWYACFALWTVLI encoded by the coding sequence ATGAGTTTTCTGGTGTTGGTGCTGGCGCTGTGGGTGGAGAAATTCTCAGCCCTGCGCCAACAGGTGCAACGCGATGGTTTCTTCCTGGGCGAGCTGGTGCGCCTGGAACGCAGTGGCAAGGTCCATCCGTGGTGGACCCTGGCGATCCTGATCCTGGCGCCGGTGGCGTTGCTGGTGTTGCTGCTGCATGTGCTGGAGCCTGTGGCCTATGGCCTGCTGGCGCTGCCGGTGCACCTGCTGGTGCTGATCTACAGCCTGGGGCGTGGCGATGTGAAGGCGGCCTTGGGCCCGTTTCGCGATGCCTGGCGCCGGGGCGACGAGCAGGCCGCGCTGCATGTGGCCGAGCGCGACCTGGGCCTGGCCGCGGACGATGCCCCGGGGCTGATCAAGCGGGTCCAGGGGCACCTGCTGTGGCAGGCCTACCAAAGTTTCTTCGCGGTGATCTTCTGGTATTTCCTATTGGGCCCGGGGGCGGCGCTGGCCTATCGGCTGCTGGCCCTGACCACCGAGCATAGCCGCCAACCGGCGCTGCGGACCCTGGCTGGGCAGATGCGCCATGCCCTGGACTGGCTGCCGGTGCGGGTGATGACGGTAAGCTTCGCCCTGGTCGGCAACTTTGTCGCGGTGACCCGGGTGATGTTGCACGAACTGCTCGACTGGCATGTCAGTGCCGGGCACCTGGTGGCCAAGGTCGGCCGGGTGGCGGACGACATTCCCGAAGAGGAAGACCGCCAGCGCGGCCTGGAGCGGCTGGACAGCCTGTGGGAGCTGCTGCTGCGTTGCGCGGTGCTGTGGTACGCCTGCTTTGCCTTGTGGACCGTGCTGATCTGA
- a CDS encoding NADH:flavin oxidoreductase translates to MSSNPLFQPFTLGSLELPTRVVMAPMTRTFCPGGVPHDGVVEYYRCRAAAGVGLIVTEGTTVGHKAANGYPNVPRFHGEDALAGWKRVVDAVHAEGGRIVPQLWHVGSVRRLGTEPDGSVPGHGPSGKEKDGKVLVQGMSHADIREVIEAFAQAARDAQAIGMDGVEIHGAHGYLIDQFFWEASNRRDDEYGGDLASRSRFAIELIQAVRAAVGPDFPIILRFSQWKQQDYNARLVHTPEALAAFLQPLSEAGVDIFHCSTRRFWEPEFEGSTLNLAGWTRQLTGKPTITVGSVGLDGEFLQFMIDTDKVAKPASLEGLLRRLQDQEFDLVAVGRALLVDAQWAQKVRDGREAEVLPFSRQALTTLA, encoded by the coding sequence ATGTCCAGCAACCCTCTGTTCCAGCCCTTCACCCTGGGTAGCCTCGAGCTGCCGACCCGCGTGGTGATGGCGCCGATGACCCGTACCTTCTGCCCCGGCGGCGTGCCCCATGACGGCGTGGTCGAGTACTACCGCTGCCGTGCCGCTGCCGGTGTCGGGCTGATCGTCACCGAGGGCACCACGGTCGGCCACAAGGCCGCCAACGGCTACCCCAACGTGCCGCGCTTCCACGGTGAGGATGCCCTGGCCGGCTGGAAGCGGGTAGTCGATGCCGTGCACGCCGAGGGCGGGCGTATCGTGCCGCAGCTGTGGCATGTGGGCAGCGTCCGGCGCCTGGGCACCGAGCCCGATGGCAGCGTGCCGGGCCACGGCCCGAGCGGCAAGGAGAAGGACGGCAAGGTGCTGGTGCAGGGGATGAGCCACGCCGATATCCGCGAGGTTATCGAGGCTTTCGCCCAGGCCGCGCGCGACGCCCAGGCCATCGGCATGGACGGGGTGGAGATCCATGGCGCCCATGGCTACCTGATCGACCAGTTCTTCTGGGAGGCCAGCAATCGCCGCGACGATGAGTACGGCGGCGACCTGGCGTCGCGCTCGCGGTTCGCCATCGAGCTGATCCAGGCGGTGCGCGCCGCAGTGGGCCCGGACTTCCCGATCATCTTGCGCTTCTCGCAATGGAAGCAGCAGGACTACAACGCCCGCCTGGTGCACACCCCCGAAGCGCTGGCGGCATTTCTCCAGCCGCTGAGCGAGGCGGGTGTGGATATCTTCCACTGCTCCACCCGTCGCTTCTGGGAGCCGGAGTTCGAGGGCAGCACGCTGAACCTGGCCGGCTGGACCCGCCAGCTCACCGGCAAGCCGACCATTACCGTGGGCAGCGTCGGCCTGGACGGTGAGTTCCTGCAGTTCATGATCGACACCGACAAGGTGGCCAAGCCGGCCAGCCTGGAGGGGCTGCTGCGCCGCTTGCAGGATCAGGAGTTCGACCTGGTGGCCGTGGGCCGCGCGTTGCTGGTGGATGCACAGTGGGCGCAAAAGGTGCGCGATGGCCGCGAGGCCGAGGTACTGCCATTCAGCCGCCAGGCGCTGACGACCCTGGCTTGA
- a CDS encoding FKBP-type peptidyl-prolyl cis-trans isomerase yields the protein MLIAANKAVSIDYTLTNDAGEVIDSSAGGAPLVYLHGAANIIPGLEKALEGKQAGDELTVAIEPEDAYGEYSAELVSTLSSKMFEGVDQLEVGMQFHASAPDGQMQIVTIRDIDGDDVTVDGNHPLAGQRLNFKVKVVDVREASEEEIAHRHIHGEGGHHH from the coding sequence ATGCTGATCGCCGCCAACAAGGCTGTCTCCATCGACTATACCCTCACCAACGACGCTGGTGAGGTCATCGACAGCTCCGCCGGTGGTGCGCCGCTGGTCTACCTGCACGGTGCCGCCAACATCATCCCGGGCCTGGAAAAAGCCCTGGAAGGCAAACAGGCCGGCGACGAGCTGACCGTGGCCATCGAGCCAGAAGACGCCTACGGCGAATACTCGGCCGAACTGGTCAGCACCCTGAGCAGCAAGATGTTCGAAGGCGTCGACCAACTGGAAGTCGGCATGCAGTTCCACGCTTCGGCGCCGGACGGCCAGATGCAGATCGTCACCATCCGCGACATCGACGGCGACGACGTGACCGTCGACGGCAACCACCCGCTGGCCGGCCAGCGCTTGAACTTCAAGGTCAAGGTTGTCGACGTGCGTGAGGCCAGCGAAGAAGAAATCGCTCACCGTCACATCCACGGTGAAGGTGGCCATCACCACTGA
- the nadC gene encoding carboxylating nicotinate-nucleotide diphosphorylase, with amino-acid sequence MPNLRLADLTAEIEANVRRALLEDIGSGDITAQLIPAERLAKATIITREDCVIAGTAWVDAVFRQLDPRVAVHWQVADGERATANQALFHLEGPARSLLSGERTALNFLQLLSGVATRARFLADLVEGTQVRLLDTRKTLPGLRLAQKYAVTCGGCHNHRIGLYDAFLIKENHIAASGGVAAAVTAAQRIAPGKPVEIEVESLDELRQALAAGADIVMLDELSLDEMREAVRITAGKAKLEASGGVNETTLRVIAETGVDYISIGAMTKDVKAVDLSMRLSL; translated from the coding sequence ATGCCGAACCTACGCCTCGCCGACCTGACCGCCGAAATCGAAGCCAACGTGCGCCGCGCGTTGCTCGAAGACATCGGCAGCGGCGACATCACCGCCCAGCTGATTCCGGCCGAGCGCCTGGCCAAGGCGACCATCATCACCCGCGAGGACTGCGTGATCGCCGGCACGGCCTGGGTGGATGCGGTGTTCCGCCAGCTCGACCCGCGCGTGGCGGTGCACTGGCAGGTGGCGGACGGCGAGCGGGCCACGGCCAACCAGGCGCTGTTCCACCTCGAAGGCCCGGCGCGCTCGCTGCTCAGTGGCGAGCGCACGGCGCTGAACTTCCTGCAGCTGCTGTCGGGCGTGGCCACCCGCGCGCGCTTTCTGGCCGACCTGGTCGAGGGCACCCAGGTGCGCCTGCTGGACACCCGCAAGACCCTCCCGGGCCTGCGCCTGGCGCAGAAGTACGCGGTCACCTGCGGCGGCTGCCACAACCACCGCATCGGCCTGTACGACGCTTTCCTGATCAAGGAAAACCACATTGCCGCCAGCGGCGGCGTGGCCGCGGCCGTGACCGCGGCGCAGCGCATCGCCCCCGGCAAGCCGGTGGAAATCGAGGTGGAAAGCCTGGATGAACTGCGCCAGGCGCTGGCCGCCGGGGCCGATATCGTCATGCTCGACGAGCTGAGCCTGGATGAAATGCGCGAGGCGGTGCGCATCACCGCCGGCAAGGCCAAGCTCGAGGCCAGCGGCGGGGTCAACGAGACCACCCTGCGGGTGATCGCCGAAACCGGCGTGGACTACATCTCCATCGGCGCGATGACCAAGGATGTGAAGGCGGTGGACCTGTCGATGCGACTGAGCCTGTGA
- the cysZ gene encoding sulfate transporter CysZ, whose translation MQAPALSGPQYLREGLKLVLSPSLRLFVLLPLAVNLLLFGGLIYFAGHQFSLWVDALMPTLPDWLSFLTYILWPLFVALVVLMVFFTFTLLANVIAAPFNGFLAEKVEVVVRGQDTFPPFSWAELLAMVPRTFSREMRKLGYFLPRAIGLFILSFIPVVNVIAAPLWLVFGIWMMAIQYIDYPADNNKMSWQDMLAWLRSKRWQSMGFGGITYLALMIPGVNVLMMPAAVAGATLFWVRERG comes from the coding sequence ATGCAAGCCCCTGCCCTTTCCGGCCCACAGTACCTGCGCGAAGGCCTGAAACTGGTCCTGAGCCCCAGCCTGCGGCTGTTCGTGCTGCTGCCCCTGGCGGTCAACCTGCTGCTGTTCGGCGGGCTGATCTACTTCGCCGGGCACCAGTTCAGCCTGTGGGTCGATGCGCTGATGCCGACCCTGCCCGACTGGCTGAGCTTCCTCACCTATATCCTCTGGCCGCTGTTCGTGGCGCTGGTGGTACTGATGGTGTTCTTCACCTTCACCCTGCTGGCCAACGTCATCGCCGCGCCGTTCAACGGTTTCCTGGCCGAGAAGGTCGAGGTGGTGGTGCGCGGCCAGGACACCTTCCCACCGTTCAGCTGGGCCGAACTGCTGGCCATGGTGCCGCGCACCTTCAGCCGCGAAATGCGCAAGCTGGGCTATTTCCTGCCACGGGCCATCGGCCTGTTCATCCTGTCGTTCATCCCGGTGGTCAACGTGATCGCCGCACCGCTGTGGCTGGTGTTCGGTATCTGGATGATGGCCATCCAGTACATCGACTACCCGGCGGACAACAACAAGATGAGCTGGCAGGACATGCTCGCCTGGCTGCGCAGCAAGCGCTGGCAGTCGATGGGCTTTGGCGGGATCACCTACCTGGCGCTGATGATTCCGGGGGTCAACGTGTTGATGATGCCGGCGGCGGTGGCAGGCGCCACGCTGTTCTGGGTGCGTGAGCGCGGCTGA
- a CDS encoding DUF1631 domain-containing protein codes for MQKEGKVVPLATTLDRGARAPSPCLPVLLLQVRDKAALQLRQGLQALFDNADDTLFEMADKASDRLDQNLYFEAMRDLRLKRKSIERGFLDTFYEAFARIGQCDALASMVNAQLALHSPMLERSLAVQAMVERVQSREGFVLEQLNLRFETLLELDIEVARNPLGPGSLCGFFLQAGRDLGVGTNVKLVLLKLFERYVLRDLDLLYGEANQLLASAGVLPELLPAPRRRAEDRRHIARRAPSNPALHEPGADSAGQAFFSALQALLAPSRGRVAPRLQTLSAAQPISTDDLLRLLTHLQHYVPAPGEPDDFKLGQQLEQLLLRVSVRSGTRRRIATADEDMINLVELLFAFIQADDNLPASLRGLIGRLHIPLLKVALIDKGLLSRASHPARRLLNEIAAAAIGWEVEGDGLRDGLHLRVERIVQRLLNDFSEDCELFSELLEEFLLFSQDERRRNELLEQRTRDAEEGRARTLLARQRVQQALNLRLRGQVLPQVVVQMLVQAWSQVLLLAWLKQGEDSQAWAEGLATMDGLLASIAPSADPARLLEQVPGLLKALREGLAGVALDSAATREFFLLLEQLHLRACGGEPDFDEALVEARVEHDIVLAIADEATHAPCAPLDDQEPALRQVERLRLGTWVEVMDDDEPLRCKLVARIDSHDRFVFANRTGLKVREWNRNGLAVALRRGELRLLDDGLLFERALEAVLEQLRVQQA; via the coding sequence ATGCAGAAAGAAGGCAAGGTGGTGCCCCTGGCGACCACCCTCGACCGGGGTGCCCGCGCGCCCTCGCCGTGCCTTCCCGTGTTGCTCCTGCAGGTGCGTGACAAGGCCGCCCTGCAACTGCGCCAGGGCTTGCAGGCATTGTTCGACAACGCCGACGACACCCTGTTCGAAATGGCCGACAAGGCCAGCGATCGCCTCGACCAGAACCTGTACTTCGAAGCCATGCGTGACCTGCGCCTGAAGCGCAAGAGCATCGAACGCGGCTTTCTCGATACCTTCTACGAAGCCTTTGCCCGTATCGGCCAGTGCGATGCCCTGGCCTCGATGGTCAACGCCCAGCTGGCGCTGCACAGCCCGATGCTGGAGCGTTCGCTGGCGGTGCAGGCGATGGTCGAGCGGGTGCAGTCGCGCGAGGGCTTTGTGCTCGAACAGTTGAACCTGCGTTTCGAAACCCTGCTGGAACTGGACATCGAGGTTGCGCGCAACCCGCTGGGCCCGGGCAGCCTGTGCGGTTTCTTCCTCCAGGCCGGGCGCGACCTGGGGGTGGGGACGAACGTCAAGCTGGTGTTGCTCAAGTTGTTCGAGCGTTATGTCCTGCGCGACCTCGACCTGCTCTATGGCGAGGCCAACCAGCTGCTGGCCAGTGCCGGCGTGCTGCCGGAACTGCTGCCGGCGCCGCGGCGCCGCGCCGAGGACCGCCGGCACATTGCCCGGCGTGCGCCGAGCAACCCCGCCTTGCACGAACCGGGCGCCGATAGCGCCGGGCAGGCCTTCTTCAGCGCGTTGCAGGCGCTGCTGGCGCCCAGCCGCGGTCGTGTGGCGCCGCGCCTGCAAACGCTCAGCGCGGCGCAGCCGATCAGTACTGACGACCTGCTGCGCCTGCTGACCCACTTGCAGCACTATGTGCCGGCACCCGGTGAGCCGGACGACTTCAAGCTCGGCCAACAGCTCGAGCAACTGCTGCTGCGGGTCAGCGTGCGCAGCGGCACGCGCCGGCGCATCGCCACCGCCGACGAGGACATGATCAACCTGGTCGAGCTGTTGTTCGCCTTCATCCAGGCGGATGACAACCTGCCGGCGAGCCTGCGCGGGCTGATCGGCCGCCTGCATATTCCCCTGCTGAAAGTGGCCTTGATCGACAAGGGGCTGCTGAGCCGGGCCAGTCACCCGGCACGGCGCCTGCTCAACGAAATCGCCGCTGCGGCGATTGGCTGGGAAGTCGAGGGTGACGGGCTGCGCGACGGCTTGCACCTGCGGGTCGAGCGGATCGTCCAGCGCCTGCTCAATGATTTTTCCGAAGACTGCGAGCTGTTCAGCGAGCTGCTCGAGGAGTTCCTGCTGTTCAGTCAGGACGAACGCCGGCGCAACGAACTGCTCGAACAACGGACCCGCGACGCCGAGGAAGGCCGTGCCCGCACCTTGCTGGCCCGCCAGCGGGTGCAGCAGGCGCTCAACCTGCGCCTGCGCGGCCAGGTGCTGCCACAGGTGGTGGTGCAGATGCTGGTGCAGGCCTGGAGCCAGGTGCTGCTGTTGGCCTGGCTCAAGCAGGGCGAAGACTCCCAGGCCTGGGCCGAGGGCCTGGCGACCATGGACGGGTTGCTCGCCAGCATTGCCCCCAGCGCAGACCCGGCCCGCCTGCTGGAGCAAGTGCCGGGGTTGCTCAAGGCCTTGCGTGAGGGGCTGGCGGGCGTGGCGCTGGACTCGGCGGCGACCCGTGAATTCTTTTTGCTGCTGGAGCAGCTGCACCTGCGGGCCTGCGGCGGCGAGCCTGACTTCGACGAGGCGCTGGTCGAGGCGCGCGTGGAGCACGACATCGTGCTGGCCATCGCCGATGAAGCGACCCACGCCCCCTGCGCGCCGCTCGATGACCAGGAACCGGCTCTTCGCCAAGTCGAACGCCTGCGCCTGGGCACCTGGGTCGAAGTGATGGACGATGACGAGCCGCTGCGCTGCAAGCTGGTGGCACGCATCGACAGCCATGACCGCTTTGTGTTCGCCAACCGGACTGGCCTGAAAGTGCGCGAATGGAACCGCAACGGCCTGGCGGTGGCCTTGCGCCGCGGCGAGCTGCGCTTGCTCGACGATGGCTTGTTGTTCGAACGGGCCCTGGAGGCGGTTCTGGAGCAGCTGCGCGTGCAGCAAGCCTAG
- a CDS encoding glutathione peroxidase has translation MSAFHDLTLKALDGHDLPLAPFKGQVVLVVNVASKCGLTPQYASLEKLHQQYKGQGFNVLGLPCNQFAGQEPGSDKEIQDFCSLNYGVSFPLGAKLEVNGPQRHSLYRLLAGEGAEFPGDITWNFEKFLVGKDGRVLARFAPRTAPDDPSVVQAIEKALA, from the coding sequence ATGAGTGCATTTCACGACCTGACGTTGAAGGCGCTGGACGGCCACGACCTGCCCCTTGCCCCGTTCAAGGGCCAGGTGGTGCTGGTGGTCAATGTCGCCTCCAAGTGTGGCCTGACGCCGCAATACGCATCGCTGGAAAAACTGCACCAGCAGTACAAGGGCCAGGGCTTCAACGTGCTCGGCCTGCCGTGCAACCAGTTCGCCGGCCAGGAACCGGGCAGCGACAAGGAAATCCAGGACTTCTGCAGCCTCAACTATGGGGTGAGCTTCCCATTGGGGGCCAAGCTCGAGGTCAATGGCCCGCAACGCCATTCGCTGTACCGCCTGCTGGCTGGCGAGGGCGCCGAGTTTCCGGGGGATATCACCTGGAACTTCGAGAAGTTCCTGGTGGGCAAGGACGGCCGGGTCCTGGCGCGCTTCGCACCGCGTACCGCCCCGGACGATCCGAGCGTGGTCCAGGCCATCGAGAAAGCCCTGGCTTGA
- a CDS encoding methyl-accepting chemotaxis protein, protein MRGLEGSMQDAADGIQALDKQSKVIGAIIKTISDIAGQTNLLALNAAIEAARAGEQGRGFAVVADEVRQLASRTSSATEEIAKVVQQNEQLAQAAVDIIDTSKRQAEQGLALAADTGGVIVEIQEGAKKVVDAVGQFSSQLSS, encoded by the coding sequence ATGCGTGGCCTGGAAGGGTCGATGCAGGACGCCGCCGACGGTATCCAGGCGCTGGACAAGCAGTCCAAGGTGATTGGCGCGATCATCAAGACCATCAGCGACATTGCCGGGCAGACCAACCTGCTGGCGCTCAATGCCGCCATCGAGGCGGCGCGGGCCGGTGAGCAGGGCCGGGGTTTCGCCGTGGTCGCCGACGAAGTGCGCCAGCTGGCCTCGCGCACCAGCAGCGCCACCGAGGAGATCGCCAAGGTGGTGCAGCAGAACGAGCAACTGGCCCAGGCGGCGGTGGACATCATCGACACTAGCAAGCGCCAGGCCGAGCAAGGGCTGGCCCTGGCCGCCGATACCGGCGGGGTGATCGTCGAGATCCAGGAAGGGGCGAAGAAGGTGGTGGATGCGGTGGGGCAGTTTTCCAGCCAGCTCAGCTCCTGA